AAACattctattttaatttttgtcatgTATCTCTAGCACAACTTCGAAACTTTAATGCATCCAATGTGTTTACTGATGAGCAACATGAAATGGTAGCAAGCATCCTTGTCAACAAGTACTGCAGTGAGCATTCAAAAGTAAGAACAAAtgttctttgaaaaaaaaattgcacctACAGGTTCAATCAAGTTTAAATAATCTGAACATATACTCATTTTTTTAGTACTTTGATTATGTATTTAAAGTTATGATCCCAGAACTTGAGAAAAGAATAGTAATggaagtttttaaagtttttcctgAGCAGGTGGGTATTGTGAATTTATTATTTTGACCAGAAATGCTTTTCTTACACCAGAATTTCTCTCTTAAGCTCTGTACCTTTTTTGGTTTTAGGCTGAAGACATTTTGAATCATGGCAAAGAGATGCTAGAATATATGTTGAATGATGTAAGGGTAGTGTAAAAATATTGAAGTTAATTGTACGCCTCAAATTCACATATTACTGCCAATCTTTTAGAAAATATGTCAGTGTAAAATCATATTTCTCAATGACGAAGATAAAGAGCTGATGTGGATAAAGGAGTACATTCCAAGGtaataatttttagaaaattttaacCCTACTTGATCTGAAAGTATTTGAACATACTAGTAGGCTCTGCAGCAGAATCTACATAGACAATGTCATAATGAGGAAATGGTACACTACTTGCCTTTTAATtttaagtactttctttgtaggtGTTATTTCAAACTGTAGAGAAATGATTAAAGTATTTCTGATTTATAATTATAGTGAACCAGTACAGCAATCGTTTGACGTAGCAAATAAAGATGTGTCGGAAACTTCACAGTTAACAAGGTGAATTAACATAATAGTAGCCATGTCATCAACCAATTTTAGATAATTTGCAGTACTTTCTCTGTAGGTGCTATTCCTGCCTGTAGAGAAATGGTTAAAGTATTTCTGATTAGTAATTATAGTGAACCAGTTAAGCAATCAATTGACGTAGCAAATGAAAATGTGTCGGAAACTTCACAGTTAACAAGGTAAATTAACATAATAGTACCCATGTTATCAGCTAATTTTGGAGATTTTGCAGTACTTTCTCTGTAGGTGTTATTTCTGTCTGTAAAGAAATGGTTAAAGTACTTCTGATTAATAATTATAGTGAACCAGTACAGCAATCGTTTGACGTAGCAAATAAAGATGTGTCGGAAACTTCACAGTTAACAAGGTGAATTAACATAATAGTAGCCATGTTATCAGCTAATTTTGGAGATTTTGCAGTACTTTCTCTGTAGGTGTTATTTCTGTCTGTAAAGAAATGGTTAAAGTACTTCTGATTAATAATTATAGTGAGCCAGTTCAGCAATCTATTGACGTAGCAAATAAAGATGTGTCTGAAACGTCACAGTTAACAAGGTAAATTAACATAATAGTAGCCATGTCATCAACTAATTTTGGAGATTTTGCAGTACTTTCTCTGTAGGTGTTATTTCTGTCTGTAAAGAAATGGTTAAAGTACTTCTGATTAATAATTATAGTGAACCAGTACAGCAATCGTTTGACGTAGCAAATAAAGATGTGTCGGAAACTTCACAGTTAACAAGGTGAATTAACATAATAGTAGCCATGTTATCAGCTAATTTTGGAGATTTTGCAGTACTTTCTCTGTAGGTGTTATTTCTGTCTGTAAAGAAATGGTTAAAGTACTTCTGATTAATAATTATAGTGAGCCAGTTCAGCAATCTATTGACGTAGCAAATAAAGATGTGTCTGAAACGTCACAGTTAACAAGGTAAATTAACATAATAGTAGCCATGTCATCAACTAATTTTGGAGATTTTGCAGTACTTTCTCTGTAGGTGTTATTTCTGTCTGTAAAGAAATGGTTAAAGTACTTCTGATTAATAATTATAGTGAGCCAGTTAAGCAATCTATTGACGTAGAAAATAAAGATGTGTCTGAAACGTCACAGTTAACAAGGTAAATTAACATAATAGTAGCCATGTTATCAGCTAATTTTGGAGATTTTGCAGTACTTTCTCTGTAGGTGTTATTTCTGTCTGTAAAGAAATGGTTAAAGTACTTCTGATTAATAATTATAGTGAGCCAGTTCAGCAATCTATTGACGTAGCAAATAAAGATGTGTCTGAAACGTCACAGTTAACAAGGTAAATTAACATAATAGTAGCCATGTTATCAGCTAATTTTGGAGATTTTGCAGTACTTTCTCTGTAGGTGTTATTTCTGTCTGTAAAGAAATGGTTAAAGTACTTCTGATTAATAATTATAGTGAGCCAGTTCAGCAATCTATTGACGTAGCAAATAAAGATGTGTCTGAAACGTCACGGTTAACAAGGTAAATTAACATAATAGTAGCCATGTCATCAACTAATTTTGGAGATTTGGCAGTACTTTCTCTGTAGGTGTTATTTCTGTCTGTAAAGAAATGGTTAAAGTACTTCTGATTAATAATTATAGTGAGCCATTTCAGCAATCTATTGACGTAGCAAATAAAGATGTGTCTGAAACGTCACAGTTAACAAGGTAAATTAACATAATAGTAGCCATGTTATCAGCTAATTTTGGAGATTTTGCAGTACTTTCTCTGTAGGCGTTATTTCTGTCTGTAAAGAAATGGTTAAAGTACTTCTGATTAATAATTATAGTGAGCCAGTTCAGCAATCTATTGACGTAGCAAATAAAGATGTGTCGAAAACTTCACAGTTAACAAGGTAAAGTAATCCAAAAGTCACCTTGTAGTAATCAAAAAAAAGttagcttaattttttaattctaaacaAGAAGTTATTCCTGTAATTATGATGAGGTATAGCAACCCCGCAATAAGCAATAATAATACTTGTATTTGTGAACTTCTGTATaagaattaatttaattaaaacacGCTTTATTAGTTATTTTATGAGAACTTAGACAACTTTACATTTCAGTGCACAAGTAGCATTGCTTAACGCAATTAACAATCACAACATTGGAGCAGCgaaaaaagtaagtaaataGCGTAACTTCTCTACATCGTTAAATATGCCAGATTGCACTGTCTGCACTGTCACCGATTGCACTGTCACCGACTAAATCTAACCTGTATTTAACCTGTATCTTAATCGCTTAAATTCAAGTAAGACAAAATTGAATGTCTTCCATATCTAGGCTTTGAAGACTTGGGAACAAGAAGATATAGAAAAACATGTTGCTGCAGCTCCTTCTGCACGTAGAAAAGTTGTCTGTCCTGTCTGCAGTCGGTAAGTTTTTTCGCCTGGTAAATATTTGAACTGGATATTCTAGGGACTAATAAAGTTAGCAGATTTTAAGttacttcttctttttcttcttagtGAGGTTGTGAACTTAAAAGTTCATTTGATGTCTCGAAAACATTTATGGACAAAAGAGAAAGCTGAGAGTGCCCGCATTAACTTCAAATTAAATCTGGAGAGGAAACCGCTTGAGTCTTCTATTCGAAAATCTAAACAACGTTTTCATGTTCGCCAAATATGCCCGCTTTCTCATTGCATGAAAGAAGTGAAAAGACTAGGAAACCATTTGCGGCAATTTCACAaaataactccttccaaagttGTACAACACGTGAAAAATGCTCAAAAAGTGTTGTCAAGTGAAGACGAATCTTCGGCGTCTGAAAGGGCAACTTCTGACGAGGAAGAATATACTTCAAAGGTGAAAAAACTTTATAGTAAAGACTTGTTCCATCGTGGAGTAGGCATGCACGAAGAATGCGACTCAGATGATTCTGATTGGCTTTTATCTACGTTTGGGGATATTCACGGCTCACGAATATTGACcagcaacaaaaatgaaaacgccAAATGTTCTGACAACGTAGATTTTGAAAACCACGGGAATTTATCCACAGACAATGACTCTGACAACTCCTCCAAGTCAAACTCTGCCTTAGATGCTGAATGTACGGAGCTATCGGATTATGAAGACACGGAGGACAAATTCTATGTCACTTCACAAGCAGATGACATTGTGCTTGAAAGTTTTAAGTCTTGGTTGATTAGTGCTGATGGTGGTTACAGACCTGAAAGGACAAGTAAGCAACACAAAAATGTTATTCTCGCTATTCTTAATCACCGAAGTAATATTGAACCACTGAAATTTTCAAATCTAGTAGAAAAGGAATTCCTTGAAAGCTGGATCCAGATTTGTGATAAATCGAAACAACCTGGGACAATAAAAACATACCTTTGCtctgttttatgtttttacgATTATTGTGAAGTGACAGGTTGTGGCTTATTACCATCTGAACTTATAGGTAGAATGAGAACAGTAATAAGGAAGTGGGGTCACAATCTAATAAAAAAGATCCAAGTAAGATCGTACGAAAAACAGCTAAATGACTTGAATCGTTTGCCTACGCCTGAAGAACTGCGAAAGTATGATTGCTCAAAAGTGGTTCAGTATTCCAAAGCATTATTAAAAAATGCTACATGCAAAGACTCCTGGACAAGGAAAGAATTTTGTGCAATTCGAGACTACCTGATATCTACTTTAATTATGGACAATGCTAGCAGATCAGGTGCAATTGCCAACATGTTGTTAGAAGAAGTAGGAAATACCAATAACTCGGACGGGGGATGCACAATTGCAGTGAAGAAACACAAAACAGGCTACAAAGGACCTGCTTTCATTACAATGACTATTGAAACTTTTAAGAACTTAAAAAATTACATCCGTTATGTCAGGAATTCTTTACAAGGAATCAATTCTGGCGGTAAAGAACCTGTATTTGTTAGCTGGGCTGGAAACAAAATGGCTTCTTCCATGGTCACTGGGCAACTCTCAAGCTTTTGGGCTCAAGCTCTTGGCCGTGATTGTGGCGATTTGACCACAACCTTAGTTCGAAAATATGCTACCACAACGATTCATAAAAATCAACCGGAATTAAAGCAAGCCACTGCTAATCTTTTATGTCATGCTGAACGAACGGCATCAATGTCATATAACTTAATTGATAAACAGAGAAGAGCCTTTCAGACAAGTCAGCAAGTTAGGGAGGCTATGAGGACAGATTTCGATACGAATGAAATAAATTTGGACTTACAAGTCAACGAccttaaagaaatattttcttctGAAATCAACGATGGTTTTGTGTCGACCGAGATTATACGGGATAGAATTTCCTCAGACGCAAGGTTAAGCGATTTAAATGGGAACGAGAAGAAGGAAAAGGCACTGCTAGATTCTGTGcggtatattataaaaaaagaaggaaCTCATACCAAATCTGCTGATGAAAGGGTTACCGAGAAGGTACCTGATACTCCTTCGGCGAAATGTATTAGCATGTCCAGACAACGTAAAAAGTATACCGATTCTGATAACACGATAATTTGGAAATGTTTAGGTGATCAGATCAGAGATACGAATAATGCGATATCTCGAGCAGAATGCActgaaattatcaaaaataCTCCTATGATGGCACAATTGGTGTCAAAATTTGGCATGCACTCACTTATTATTAAAATAAGAACTGAAAgagctaagtttttaaatgaaacctaGTGGATATGGTCGATGACGAAATTTTATCAAGAgaattgttttgttatttttatcgtttttttttgttattcagTTTTCATTGTGTTTCATATGCACGGTCATAAAATAGCGTTTTGTTTTCATGCTTCGTACAACAAGGTAGGAATCCGTAACTATAAAGAAATTTACTTACTTTTCTTTACGATAAAACTATAAAATGCAATGGATGTAATGTGATAATTAAGTTGTTAAAATAAACCTGGTGGAATATAAGCTATGGTGTGTTTTTGTTAGAAGCAAAAGTTTTTATggactttttttaattcttgtatTTAATCTATACGGCTTTATTCTTTGGCAGAAAATGCTAGATTCGTTTGACGGTTTGTTTTTCTATGCTGCGTAAAAAAACGATATCTAcagaaattatgtttttttcttcctttataTGAGTTTGTCAACCTTTTTAGAGTTGATTTACAGTTGAAAGAAttttgcgctttatttaatcgTCTTTTATTCCCTGATCTCTAAAAACCCTTGTTGACAGTGCTTGTGTGACAAACGAATCAAAAAAATCGAAACTCGTAAGGCATAAGACAATCAAACGCACTACGAAATAAGAGATGTTTGCTGACTGGTTAGACAACTTCCGCTACTATGATTTCTTATCGCCACGAACCGATGGATGTCATTGTGTTAAGGTTTCTTTGGCCCTATCCGGTCTGAGGGCGGGTGGATAAGAAACCCAGGACCGAATAGGATTAGGTAGTTCTGTTCGCAAAGCAAGGTATGAAAATTCCAAAGATCCTGGCAATATGCAAGTTCGAAGGTTTTCACAGAAGTACAGAAACATATAAGGAAGCATGGGTGAAGGCATGGATATTTTAACGGATTACCAAAATTACAGTGTTGCTATTTTCTAtgccttttttcaaaaaaaacctggcgcaatttgttattactttcTCAGACATACAGAATGCACAAATAGTATTGCGAAAAACATGTACGATGGGTGAATTCCTGCCACGTTCACAACGGGCTAGGAACCGGTCTTTTAAACCAATATGTTTTGCTTGTAACGGTATTAGGACGGCTAGTTCGCGTAAAGTGTGCACAAAATAGCAATACCCGGGATTAAGCCGTTTGAAAAATAATCTAAAGATAGGAATAACTAAAACAGAACAAATTGTGAATATTTCAGTGCCATCAATTTTTCTACGAACCTAGAGAAGGAGTTTCAAGGATGAAATATTGCCGATGAATTAAGTAAAGGTGCATAGTTGTCAAAGGACAAATATCTTTAAATTGGATACTCCGTAGAAACTAAAACACTTCATGTAAAGTATTATAAGGCGACTTCTGGTTTTCGTGCATCTGCAAAATTAacaatttatcaattaaatcctAAATTTATTACCCCTAATTGAGAATTTGGGGGCAAAGCAAAATGGAAAAATTACATTGGCCCTCATGTTACGTTAACAGAATCCTATATATACACCCAAGTATTAAATACGAGTTTCTCACAATTGCGTAGTGTATAGAGTATCAAAAGACAATTTTAATGACATAAACACAGTTTTTAGAAATCCAACACATTTTCCTAAAACGCTAGCACAATATTTGCAAAAATGCACCCTTATGTTAATTTCCGTTAATAATTAATACCTGGATTTCTTGCAAGCggtaatttttttcataaagtaATAAGGTATGTCAGAACAGAAACTGTGAGAGGAACAACATGACGAAGTCTTTAAATTTAACTTAACCGATGCCTGTTGTGAATATCATATTATAATATTCTGCGCTCTCGACGATAATTTTTAGTTTTCACAAACATACCCGATGTTATGTTGTAGGTGAATGACTCGCCTTTCAGTGCAtcgatttttttccaattttcgcGTAAGTAAGGAACCCTTTGGATGAAAATCTAATATGTCTATGTCATTTTGGAGGGAATAAGATAACTGAAAACTGTATTTAAGGTTATTTTGGTACAATCATAGGAACACAGCGAAAGTGCCCTTAGCCCCTATGTGGACTATTTTTACTTACGAAATACCTTTTTGACGCAAGAATCAACCAATATTTGACAAATTAATCACAGCATGCGTGGCGATCATGCAGTTGCGTAAAAACACAAGTCATTCCTAGTCTGAATGTTTAGATTACTTATATATTGCTACATTTTACCTTAAGCATGGGGGCACAAATTGCCTAAAAACCTAAATTAAGTAAGTAAGATACGATAGAATATACTCAAGTGATTTTACATCAAAACCGTAAGCATGAAGTTTGGCTATAAGTAGATCGTGGGggacacagtcaaaagcttttgataagtCCATTAATATTGAACCAACCACATAATTCAGATCCAGTTTTTTTTCCAATCCTCTAATAGGCGTATCAATACGTGATTGGTGCTATAGTTTTTCCTGTAAGCAGATAAGTacacagaaagttttttttccatGAAAGACATTATTTGCtctttgatttttatttcataaaacttagagaaaaaatttaatacactAATAGGTCTAAAATTATTGAGACTGTACTTTTCCTTGCTTCCCTTGTCAATTGGTGTAACAACCGCACGCTTAGCTTTAGTTGGGAAAAAACTGGCACGGATGCTACTATTTAAGGCATTTTTGAGGGGCAATATTAAGTGCTCACTAGCTAGTTTTGCAAGTTTTGGCGGTATCTTATCTTCGTCTGCAGACGCTTTagtgtttatttctttaaatacttttttgatttcttcatcACCTATTTccttaaattgaaaattttcagacacattttcaatattttcttttatctttaggatacttggatgatttttataggtttttaaaattttctcaatCAACTTTTTCTTATCTGTAAATGATTTAAAATCAATAGAGGTAGGTTTAATACCACTGctattttcaacaatatttatgAAGTGGCTATTCAATGTTGTTGCCACTTCATTTTCATCTGTAATCAAATTATCGTTTTGGATTATCGTAATATTTGCATTACTTAAGCAATTTTTATTGGTTACAAAAGGTTTCAtaactttccaaaaatttttattttcgactGCTCCGGCCTgggttatttttttgaaatattcctTAACACCTATATTTCGTAATTTTAcgcatttgtttctttgtcttttATAATTGGCATTGTTTTCCTCAGTTTTAtcattgttatatttatttttaaaccttgACCTAGAGTATATAGCCTTTCTTAATTCTTTATTCATGAAGGGAGCATCGTTTCCACGCAATGTTTTCTGTATCAAAGGAGCAT
This is a stretch of genomic DNA from Hydractinia symbiolongicarpus strain clone_291-10 chromosome 9, HSymV2.1, whole genome shotgun sequence. It encodes these proteins:
- the LOC130657593 gene encoding uncharacterized protein LOC130657593, with the translated sequence MYNMGGKKKAQLRNFNASNVFTDEQHEMVASILVNKYCSEHSKYFDYVFKVMIPELEKRIVMEVFKVFPEQAEDILNHGKEMLEYMLNDKICQCKIIFLNDEDKELMWIKEYIPSEPVQQSFDVANKDVSETSQLTSEPVKQSIDVANENVSETSQLTSEPVQQSFDVANKDVSETSQLTSEPVQQSIDVANKDVSETSQLTSEPVQQSFDVANKDVSETSQLTSEPVQQSIDVANKDVSETSQLTSEPVKQSIDVENKDVSETSQLTSEPVQQSIDVANKDVSETSQLTSEPVQQSIDVANKDVSETSRLTSEPFQQSIDVANKDVSETSQLTSEPVQQSIDVANKDVSKTSQLTSAQVALLNAINNHNIGAAKKALKTWEQEDIEKHVAAAPSARRKVVCPVCSREVVNLKVHLMSRKHLWTKEKAESARINFKLNLERKPLESSIRKSKQRFHVRQICPLSHCMKEVKRLGNHLRQFHKITPSKVVQHVKNAQKVLSSEDESSASERATSDEEEYTSKVKKLYSKDLFHRGVGMHEECDSDDSDWLLSTFGDIHGSRILTSNKNENAKCSDNVDFENHGNLSTDNDSDNSSKSNSALDAECTELSDYEDTEDKFYVTSQADDIVLESFKSWLISADGGYRPERTSKQHKNVILAILNHRSNIEPLKFSNLVEKEFLESWIQICDKSKQPGTIKTYLCSVLCFYDYCEVTGCGLLPSELIGRMRTVIRKWGHNLIKKIQVRSYEKQLNDLNRLPTPEELRKYDCSKVVQYSKALLKNATCKDSWTRKEFCAIRDYLISTLIMDNASRSGAIANMLLEEVGNTNNSDGGCTIAVKKHKTGYKGPAFITMTIETFKNLKNYIRYVRNSLQGINSGGKEPVFVSWAGNKMASSMVTGQLSSFWAQALGRDCGDLTTTLVRKYATTTIHKNQPELKQATANLLCHAERTASMSYNLIDKQRRAFQTSQQVREAMRTDFDTNEINLDLQVNDLKEIFSSEINDGFVSTEIIRDRISSDARLSDLNGNEKKEKALLDSVRYIIKKEGTHTKSADERVTEKVPDTPSAKCISMSRQRKKYTDSDNTIIWKCLGDQIRDTNNAISRAECTEIIKNTPMMAQLVSKFGMHSLIIKIRTERAKFLNET